A genomic region of Psychrilyobacter piezotolerans contains the following coding sequences:
- a CDS encoding MarR family winged helix-turn-helix transcriptional regulator, with protein sequence MVLASSIMGIIYHIGNDFADYLKVELKKRDIPIEGKHVGLFMILSINNQLEFKDIAHLWRKSKSTLCDILRKYSEEGLVEKLNCTLDKRHLYVKLTEEGLKYAREFDEIAAEFLEKITVGLSEEQKEELKTILLEMKDNIKKTLK encoded by the coding sequence ATGGTTTTAGCAAGTTCTATAATGGGAATAATATATCATATAGGTAACGACTTCGCCGACTACTTAAAGGTTGAATTAAAAAAAAGAGATATACCAATTGAAGGAAAACATGTGGGTTTATTTATGATACTTTCCATCAATAATCAGCTGGAGTTTAAGGATATAGCTCATCTATGGAGAAAGTCTAAATCTACACTTTGTGATATTTTACGTAAATACTCTGAGGAGGGACTTGTTGAGAAATTAAACTGTACCCTAGACAAGAGACACCTGTATGTAAAGCTTACTGAAGAAGGGTTGAAATATGCAAGGGAGTTTGATGAAATAGCAGCTGAATTTTTAGAAAAAATCACAGTTGGACTTTCTGAAGAGCAGAAGGAAGAATTAAAAACGATACTTCTGGAGATGAAAGATAATATTAAAAAAACATTGAAATAG
- a CDS encoding MBL fold metallo-hydrolase, producing the protein MGADLKNISTIVISHGHDDHTRGLKYYFKKNDKQNISIIAHPDAFNEKKFDNLKICSPILKEELKEKCNLILSKKPIKVSKNITFLGEIPQMNNFENREAIGTQIVNGNSVDDYVMDDTALAYKNENGIYIITGCSHSGICNIIEYAKKVCNDDRVLGVIGGFHLFEVSEQINETIDYFKKNNLKELYPCHCTSFSVKAEINKTLPVKEVGVGLEINW; encoded by the coding sequence TTGGGTGCAGATTTAAAAAATATAAGTACCATTGTTATTTCACATGGTCATGATGACCACACAAGAGGATTGAAATACTATTTTAAAAAAAATGATAAACAAAATATTTCTATTATCGCTCATCCAGATGCATTTAATGAAAAAAAATTTGATAATTTAAAAATTTGTTCTCCCATTTTAAAGGAAGAATTAAAAGAAAAATGTAATTTAATTCTTTCAAAAAAACCTATTAAAGTTAGTAAAAATATAACATTTCTAGGAGAGATACCTCAAATGAATAATTTTGAAAATCGAGAAGCTATTGGCACACAAATTGTTAATGGAAATTCCGTTGACGATTATGTAATGGATGATACAGCCCTTGCATATAAAAATGAAAATGGTATTTATATTATTACAGGATGTTCTCACAGTGGGATATGCAATATAATAGAGTATGCAAAAAAAGTATGTAATGATGACAGGGTATTGGGAGTTATAGGAGGATTTCATTTATTTGAAGTGTCTGAACAGATCAACGAAACTATCGATTATTTTAAAAAAAATAATCTAAAGGAATTATATCCTTGCCACTGTACTTCATTTTCTGTTAAAGCAGAAATAAATAAAACTTTACCTGTAAAAGAAGTTGGAGTAGGTTTAGAAATAAACTGGTAA
- the cas6 gene encoding CRISPR-associated endoribonuclease Cas6 yields MRFEIRCKLEKKVISTDYRRKILSFFKRSLEEYNREIKKAIYDDPERRNFTFSVYLPVEKIEKDRVYLKNDGIKVFLSVENMMEALHFLNALIGSKGKKFSMGENSFVVRSIHKREEIEIVRDEVIFKALSPIVIREVREGKNSWYHDFDKKGMEILKKNTLYNLKDKFYKSSLEEFEVVPIKTRRTVVSFYKSNFPVTLGTFYVKADKKILNYLYKSGFGSRSSAGFGMLEVIE; encoded by the coding sequence ATGAGGTTTGAAATAAGGTGTAAATTAGAAAAAAAAGTGATTTCAACAGATTATAGGAGGAAGATACTCTCATTTTTTAAAAGATCATTGGAAGAATACAATAGGGAGATAAAAAAAGCTATATATGATGATCCTGAAAGGAGAAATTTTACTTTTTCTGTATATCTGCCAGTTGAAAAAATAGAAAAAGACAGGGTATATCTAAAAAATGACGGTATAAAAGTATTTTTATCGGTTGAAAATATGATGGAAGCTCTCCATTTTCTAAATGCACTCATAGGCAGCAAGGGGAAAAAATTCTCCATGGGTGAAAATTCATTTGTAGTAAGGAGTATTCATAAAAGAGAAGAAATAGAAATAGTCAGAGATGAGGTTATATTTAAGGCACTATCACCTATTGTGATAAGGGAAGTCAGGGAAGGGAAAAACAGCTGGTATCATGATTTTGATAAAAAAGGAATGGAAATTTTAAAGAAAAATACTCTGTATAATTTAAAGGATAAATTTTATAAATCATCATTGGAAGAATTTGAGGTAGTACCGATAAAAACAAGGCGTACCGTAGTGAGTTTTTATAAATCTAACTTCCCGGTGACCTTAGGTACCTTCTATGTGAAGGCAGATAAAAAAATACTAAATTATTTATACAAATCAGGATTTGGCAGCAGATCATCAGCCGGCTTCGGGATGCTGGAAGTTATAGAATAG
- the cas8a1 gene encoding type I CRISPR-associated protein Cas8a1/Csx8, with product MKEIIEGEFNTRLYPSDWRWSAAIVGVSKYLKGCDLGYNQTDDYLEFNIEEITDEKYLIFTEGYFRDSMHHKKVEDLLETTWSEEDQRIEKVNEKLSKNTSTNTIMLKTFKGIEYNGQNNMDIKEIIDRNRLKLINDTFKGGRSLYYNFCNENSLLKEDRNSCRIRGYSLDMSKKGKSVSYMRDTSTFVYSDDKLFDFIPFAFSKTREAFFINNNFTLEQLIKTNSWDSHDRTEAGKNMRSNLFYRVKEGVNFIDYDVEIIYKEREKDYFETIYVREKARKVFDKINDKQLKALRKPCKIKNDFIKIEKIVTDNILNEVKLDDLIDMLLKEGNKSYLISHLIKINELIYRGVTDKQKTAYASAVQIRKALKNNPNKVRAYEQRLIRAITLKDYDGVCEILLYLSIYTQVSIEVAIDLFENFEDNKNLAYTFINTLGEKKKFKGEQK from the coding sequence ATGAAGGAAATCATAGAGGGAGAGTTTAATACCCGGCTTTATCCATCGGATTGGCGGTGGAGTGCAGCCATTGTAGGGGTAAGCAAATATTTAAAGGGTTGTGATCTTGGCTATAATCAGACAGATGATTATTTAGAATTTAATATTGAAGAGATAACAGACGAAAAATATCTAATCTTTACAGAAGGTTATTTTAGAGATTCAATGCATCACAAAAAGGTTGAGGACCTATTGGAAACTACCTGGAGTGAGGAGGATCAGAGGATAGAGAAAGTAAATGAAAAACTCTCTAAAAATACATCCACTAATACCATAATGTTAAAAACTTTTAAGGGAATTGAATATAATGGCCAGAATAATATGGATATAAAGGAAATTATAGATAGAAACAGACTGAAATTAATTAATGATACTTTTAAGGGTGGCAGGAGTTTATATTATAATTTCTGTAATGAAAATAGTCTTTTAAAAGAAGATAGAAATTCTTGCAGGATCAGGGGGTATTCTCTGGATATGTCTAAAAAAGGAAAATCTGTTTCTTATATGAGAGATACATCTACCTTTGTATATTCCGATGATAAGTTATTTGATTTTATACCCTTTGCTTTTTCCAAAACAAGGGAAGCCTTCTTTATAAATAATAATTTCACCCTGGAGCAGCTCATAAAAACTAATAGCTGGGACTCCCATGATCGGACAGAGGCAGGAAAAAATATGAGGAGTAACTTATTTTACAGGGTAAAGGAAGGTGTTAATTTTATAGATTATGATGTAGAGATCATTTATAAGGAAAGGGAAAAAGATTATTTTGAGACTATCTATGTCAGAGAAAAAGCCAGAAAGGTATTCGATAAAATAAATGATAAACAATTAAAGGCTCTAAGAAAACCTTGTAAGATAAAAAATGATTTTATAAAGATAGAAAAAATTGTAACCGATAATATTTTAAATGAAGTAAAGCTGGATGATTTGATAGATATGTTATTAAAAGAAGGGAATAAATCGTACTTGATATCACATTTGATAAAAATAAATGAACTGATCTACAGGGGTGTGACCGATAAACAAAAGACAGCTTACGCATCTGCTGTACAGATAAGAAAAGCATTGAAGAATAATCCAAATAAGGTAAGGGCCTATGAGCAGAGACTGATAAGAGCCATCACATTAAAGGATTATGACGGGGTATGTGAGATATTGTTATACCTTTCTATATATACACAGGTGAGTATAGAGGTAGCCATAGACCTGTTTGAAAATTTTGAAGATAATAAAAACTTAGCGTACACATTTATAAATACATTGGGAGAGAAAAAAAAATTTAAAGGAGAGCAAAAATAA
- the cas7i gene encoding type I-B CRISPR-associated protein Cas7/Cst2/DevR gives MMKHALTLTVIANITSNYGEGLGNVSSIQKVFKNGNTYATRSRESLKNSLMVQSGMYDDLKVTVDGATQKEVNEKLNVSNCRALEGGYMNTSVGEKKLTFVRKSSFYLTDAIACDPFVNETRFHNNLHLARTYAKANNITLQDKEAAKKTGLMPYNYEYDKSLKMYSITFDLSMIGKDENFDIEASREEKAERVNSMLKTIENLNLIVKGNLDNAEPVFVVGGLSDRMTHQFENVVRVKNGKLKITNDLKDRIARGYKVGLLEGGSMDNEADIVEELKPVSIAKFFDGLKDEVNKYYGI, from the coding sequence ATAATGAAACATGCATTAACATTGACAGTAATTGCCAACATAACATCAAACTATGGAGAGGGATTGGGAAATGTATCCTCTATACAAAAAGTTTTTAAAAATGGAAATACCTATGCCACTAGAAGCAGGGAAAGCTTGAAGAACTCATTGATGGTACAAAGCGGGATGTATGATGATCTGAAAGTAACTGTAGACGGGGCTACTCAAAAAGAAGTAAATGAAAAATTAAATGTAAGCAACTGCAGAGCCTTGGAGGGCGGATATATGAATACCTCTGTAGGGGAAAAAAAACTTACATTCGTAAGGAAGAGTTCATTTTATCTGACAGATGCCATTGCCTGTGATCCCTTTGTAAATGAAACTAGATTTCACAACAACCTTCATTTAGCCAGAACATATGCTAAAGCTAATAATATAACTCTTCAGGATAAAGAAGCTGCTAAAAAAACAGGACTTATGCCCTATAACTATGAATATGATAAATCTCTGAAAATGTATTCCATTACATTTGATCTTTCTATGATCGGGAAGGATGAAAATTTTGATATAGAAGCCAGCAGGGAGGAAAAGGCAGAAAGGGTTAATTCTATGCTGAAAACTATTGAAAACCTTAATTTAATTGTAAAAGGAAACCTAGATAACGCAGAGCCTGTATTCGTTGTAGGAGGGTTATCAGACAGGATGACCCACCAGTTTGAAAATGTTGTAAGGGTAAAAAATGGAAAATTAAAGATAACCAATGATTTAAAGGATAGGATAGCCAGAGGATATAAGGTAGGACTTCTAGAGGGGGGGAGTATGGATAATGAGGCTGATATAGTTGAGGAATTAAAACCTGTGAGTATAGCTAAGTTCTTTGATGGTTTAAAAGATGAAGTCAATAAATACTATGGAATATAG
- the cas5 gene encoding CRISPR-associated protein Cas5: MKALRIVLTQNKAHYRKEESITNKMTYPLPPFSTVIGALHNACKFKEYHPMDLSIQGTYSSLMKQPYTDYCFLNSIMDDRGILVKMKNNNLISVAFDKVAVAKKGMGNSFRKGITIEIKNQDLMDEYRGLKDLNDEISNFKRTRIDRLKKIFKVRKKTLLTKKKSMDKKSLGFKMVTLREKEIKRKEKQINERVKEFEYNNYTKEISKYNSLTTSLKYYEILHNVNLIIHIKTDDETLKIIKENIYNLKSIGRSEDFVDIEQCEIVELTQKFENDLEYLIGENSAYLDHERIKEEDIILKNKNGTKYFLNKDYEIVENKRVFNKKVVIYTSGYSIDDKSEGIYIDTREKENGGTENYIVNFI; this comes from the coding sequence ATGAAAGCACTTCGAATTGTATTAACTCAAAATAAGGCACACTACAGGAAGGAGGAAAGTATAACCAACAAGATGACCTATCCCCTTCCCCCCTTTTCAACAGTGATAGGAGCACTGCATAATGCCTGTAAATTTAAGGAATATCATCCCATGGATCTGTCTATTCAGGGAACTTACAGCTCCCTGATGAAACAGCCCTATACGGATTATTGTTTTTTAAATTCCATTATGGATGACAGGGGAATTTTAGTAAAGATGAAAAATAATAACCTTATATCCGTGGCCTTTGATAAGGTGGCAGTGGCTAAAAAAGGTATGGGAAATAGTTTTAGAAAAGGGATTACCATAGAAATAAAAAACCAGGATTTAATGGATGAATACAGAGGTTTAAAAGATTTGAATGATGAAATTTCAAACTTTAAGAGAACAAGGATAGACAGACTAAAAAAAATATTTAAAGTCAGAAAGAAAACTTTGTTAACTAAGAAAAAAAGTATGGATAAAAAATCATTGGGATTTAAAATGGTTACTTTGAGGGAAAAAGAGATTAAAAGAAAAGAAAAACAAATCAATGAAAGGGTAAAAGAATTTGAATATAATAACTATACAAAGGAAATTTCAAAATATAACTCATTGACTACTTCCCTGAAATATTATGAAATTCTGCACAACGTGAATTTAATAATTCATATTAAAACAGATGATGAGACTCTAAAAATTATAAAGGAAAATATCTACAACTTAAAATCCATCGGTAGGAGTGAAGATTTTGTGGATATAGAGCAGTGTGAAATTGTGGAATTGACTCAAAAATTTGAAAATGATTTAGAATATCTAATCGGTGAAAATTCTGCATATTTAGATCATGAGCGGATAAAAGAAGAGGATATAATATTAAAAAATAAAAATGGAACCAAATATTTTTTAAATAAAGATTATGAAATCGTGGAAAATAAAAGGGTGTTCAATAAAAAAGTAGTTATTTATACATCGGGGTACAGTATCGATGATAAGAGTGAGGGTATTTATATAGATACGAGAGAAAAAGAAAATGGTGGAACAGAAAATTATATTGTTAACTTTATATAG
- a CDS encoding nucleoside triphosphate pyrophosphohydrolase, whose translation MKIYNKLVRDKIPQIIEENGKKSCCHIAEEEEYLEVLKDKINEEVEEFYETPSVEEMADILEVLGALTDYHGFNKDEIEKVRLEKNKKRGAFKNRIILEKVEEL comes from the coding sequence ATGAAAATATATAATAAATTAGTCAGAGATAAGATACCTCAAATAATTGAAGAGAATGGGAAAAAATCTTGCTGTCATATTGCAGAGGAAGAAGAATATTTAGAAGTTCTGAAAGATAAAATTAATGAGGAAGTAGAAGAATTTTATGAAACTCCATCTGTAGAGGAGATGGCAGATATATTGGAAGTGTTAGGGGCCTTAACAGATTATCATGGTTTTAATAAAGATGAGATTGAAAAAGTCAGGTTAGAAAAAAATAAAAAGCGAGGAGCTTTTAAAAACAGAATAATTTTAGAAAAAGTGGAAGAACTCTAA
- a CDS encoding toxin-antitoxin system YwqK family antitoxin, with protein sequence MKKILSMLMNSINLISYGKKINEKQLQNRNGVYYEINQQTPYTGKVVNYYENDGIQTKRNYKDGKQKGQMIGYYENGQIKFKRNYKDGKLKGESISFYENGRINGKENYKGGKLEGESIFYYENGGIQTKGNYKDGKAEGELIFYYENGKIQTKGNYKDGKVEGELISYYENGQIETKGNYRDGKAEGELISYYENGQIETKENYKDGKAEGETISYYENNQIKFKGDCKDGKLEGETISYYENSQIKFKGNYKNGKKEGKTIKYYEDGQIEAKGNYKDGKLEGESIYHYENSQIRFKANYKGGKLEGETIKYYENENQL encoded by the coding sequence ATGAAAAAAATACTGTCAATGTTAATGAATAGTATCAATTTAATTAGTTATGGGAAAAAAATTAATGAAAAACAGCTGCAAAATAGAAATGGAGTATATTATGAAATAAATCAACAAACTCCGTACACAGGGAAAGTAGTTAATTACTATGAGAATGATGGAATCCAAACAAAAAGAAATTATAAAGATGGAAAACAAAAAGGTCAAATGATTGGTTACTATGAAAACGGACAAATCAAATTTAAAAGAAATTATAAAGATGGAAAACTAAAAGGAGAATCGATTTCTTTCTACGAAAATGGACGAATCAATGGAAAAGAAAATTATAAAGGCGGAAAACTAGAAGGGGAATCAATTTTTTATTATGAAAATGGTGGAATCCAGACAAAAGGAAATTATAAAGATGGAAAAGCGGAAGGAGAATTAATTTTTTATTATGAAAATGGTAAAATCCAGACAAAAGGAAATTATAAAGATGGAAAAGTGGAAGGAGAATTAATTTCTTACTATGAGAATGGTCAAATCGAAACAAAAGGAAATTATAGAGATGGAAAAGCGGAAGGGGAATTGATTTCTTATTATGAGAATGGTCAAATCGAAACAAAAGAAAATTATAAAGATGGAAAAGCGGAAGGGGAAACGATTTCTTACTATGAGAACAATCAAATCAAATTTAAAGGGGATTGCAAAGATGGAAAACTAGAAGGAGAAACGATTTCTTACTATGAAAATAGTCAAATCAAATTTAAAGGAAATTATAAAAATGGAAAGAAAGAAGGGAAAACGATTAAGTACTATGAAGATGGCCAAATTGAAGCAAAGGGGAATTATAAAGATGGAAAATTAGAAGGGGAATCGATCTATCACTACGAAAATAGTCAAATCAGATTTAAAGCAAACTATAAAGGGGGAAAACTAGAGGGGGAAACAATTAAGTACTATGAAAATGAAAACCAATTATAA